The segment TGCCTGATCAAAATTGTGAGTTGCCTTTTTCAGTATCTTGAACTCAAAATCTTCTGGCCCACGGAGTTCCGTTGCTCCATCAATATCCGCTATTCAATAGATTTGTTATATGATTATTAATCAAGATCTAATTGACTTGCAAGAGTTTTGCTTCATCATCTATAGTATATTAAATTTGGCCTTTTAACAGTTTACCTTTTCTCTGGCCTGGCCGCATTATCTGCTTCCAGAAGACAATGAAACAAGTTAGAAGGCCAAGCAGGAATACCCCTCCCACAACACAAGGTATTATCAGCTTTGGAGAACTCCCCTTCTTCCCTGAAAAACAAAACGGAGAATACCTCAACCGTGAAAAAGCCATTGTAAACAGGAGTAACTGTCTGGCAAAATTTTAAGGAAAATCGATTTAGGTGATCGACTGAAGCTCTTCATTACTTGATTTTATGAAATTACATATCTGAAATTGCAAATTCAAACACGCTTCTAAGGAAAAGTGTCAAAAGCGTTAACCAAATTGCAAGCTCTTCAAGTGAACATAATTAAATTCTGACCTGTGTGTAAGAAATGTGCCAAATCGATAGTCGCATTGCTTGGAAAAAAGGATTTGGAATCGTATCGTAAGTAGCAGCCGGCGTCTATACCCCGTCCCTCAGAGCCAGGAAAACACTTATTTATGTTTTCCTGAGCAGTACTCAGGCAATTTTCGCAGGAATCCCTTTGAATGGATCGCAGACAAAAGGCAAGTCCATAGACAATCGTATTAGTCGGCCCTTGTCTGGTCTGCGCAGCAAAATAACCATCTATTCGCGGAGTCGCGCTGCAAAGATCAGTTATCAAACTTCGACCGGTTGCCGAAAATGAAGTGGAATCGGTGGCGTTTATTGTGCCGCACACCGGTTTGTGTGTGGCATCAGTGTATCGTTCATAAAAATTGGTATTCTCGTAACGCAGATAACAGCCGTCGTAGTATGCTTTGGCGGACACACCGGAGCAGTTCCGTGCTTGCTCCCCTGCAACTTTAATGCAGTCGACGCAATCGGCAGGGGATTTATCCTTTCTGCACTGCGCCAGAACGTATACTGAATCTGTTGTTGTATCTGATGCTGCCTGCTCGTCGTTTGTAGCAAATCCAGATGGAGCAACTTCTTTAACCACAGATTCCATCGCAGTGTTCAAAATTTGCTTAAAGAGGGTTGCGTTATTGGGGGGGCTGCTGCCGCATGAGTAGTATAGAAGCCTGGTCTCTGGATCTGCTCTAATGGAGGCCATTATTAACATGGGAATTAAAATAATAAACGTTATAGAATTCTCTACTTTCCAGCCCCTTCCAGCCATGGCTCTGGATAATTGATATTCTGCTGACCATAAAATGAAATGCACATAAGAAAAAACATCCTCTCTTTACATGTTGTCATCCAATCAAATTCTTTTGTTTACATTTCGTTGAGTTCAATGGTATGAATTGACACGTGATATTTCATAATATTATCATGaaaattttataataatttttcgGCTCTGGATCTGCTCTAATGGGGGCTATTATtaacatgacaaataaaagaataAATCTTACAACTTTTGTCAATAGGCTGGGCAGCTGTATCGACCACTCTGCATTCTCCGAGGTAAACTTAAAAAACCAGCATTGAAGACGGTATTTAGCTGTTGCGAAGGCTGCCCAATCGTATAAACTAGGATTAAAATTATAGTTAAGGATTGACTCAAATGTTAGCCTTATAATTACGGCTAGGATTACATGAATGTTTTATGTTTACAATAGCATTAGGAGTACGGTTACAGTTaaaactagtatatttatattctgaaaaaattatatacaagagatttttattcaatatttttatttcttttttttaatattattaattttttttgtgtgttttttattCGGAGTTATGAATCTATGAGATCACAAACGGAGTCCTCATTTTCATATTTCATTTGTTCAAACCCGCGAGCTCAACAACCTAACGAAGGCATAGGGTCCGGGAGCTCAATGATCCAgaagggatttgaaccttggtggtcgcttCACCAAAGCAGTGTTTTAATTGCGACACTACACATCCAAAGACAATATTATTAAACTGTAATTAGTATTAAATTAttgttatattatgatattgtttaATACTAAGTTATTATTATATATGATTAAGGGAGAGGGCCCTATAGTGGAGCAGGGTTCTATAGTGGTGATGGTAGTTAGGCATAATTAGTCTTTTTATGGAGCACAAAAAGTGTCATGTCAATATTTATCCCCAAAAAGATTTCAGTAAATTTGAAAAAGCAACTAGTtatgtgatgccacattagcacaccaataaacatgacttagtgcacaactgTGGGTCTTATTTATttttgggaccattttggacaccttcgCAAAAAAGGCATGTGATGTGGCATCATAATTGACCATGTGGATTCAAAGCTAATTTTTTTAAATAGGGGACTTGACAAGTAACCACTTGTACAAAATTGAAAGTGATTTGAAAAATCTAAGACAGATTTTGGGTGGTGCACAGTTAGGGTGCTCCACTATAGGGTCCTCTCCATTATATTATTACATATTTCTATTAAAATCTTTAGAAAAGAAAAATAGCTTTTAGgactaaattattattatatatttttatatttttctttaacTCTTTACAAAAACACAAAAAGCTAGTAagactaaattattattattatattatcatatcattatattattataaaaaaattgttctTATCCTTATCCTTGAGAAAATAGTAGATTTTATGTATGAACACTTTCAATCCCCCATTCTTCAATTGTAATACACCTATCA is part of the Cryptomeria japonica chromosome 10, Sugi_1.0, whole genome shotgun sequence genome and harbors:
- the LOC131047339 gene encoding cysteine-rich receptor-like protein kinase 1, coding for MAGRGWKVENSITFIILIPMLIMASIRADPETRLLYYSCGSSPPNNATLFKQILNTAMESVVKEVAPSGFATNDEQAASDTTTDSVYVLAQCRKDKSPADCVDCIKVAGEQARNCSGVSAKAYYDGCYLRYENTNFYERYTDATHKPVCGTINATDSTSFSATGRSLITDLCSATPRIDGYFAAQTRQGPTNTIVYGLAFCLRSIQRDSCENCLSTAQENINKCFPGSEGRGIDAGCYLRYDSKSFFPSNATIDLAHFLHTGQNLIMFT